A window of the Sporosarcina sp. FSL K6-2383 genome harbors these coding sequences:
- a CDS encoding ABC transporter ATP-binding protein: MTRNAIVELTEVTKIYEGKVMHRALNRLDFEVEEGEFVAVMGPSGSGKTTLLNLISTITVPTYGRLTINGIEPEALGQNELALFRRRNLGFVFQDINLLQMLTVEENLVLPLTLDGIPVQEMEKRIVEFSKRLHLTGILNRRPDELSGGQAQRTAIGRALIHRPKIILADEPTGNLDSKSAKDVLELLSQINKMERTTVIMVTHDPIAASYCDRVLFIKDGEFFNEIYKDERRQTFFQRILNVLSLLGGNVNDLSSVRLP, translated from the coding sequence ATGACGCGGAATGCAATCGTGGAATTGACGGAAGTGACGAAGATTTACGAAGGGAAAGTGATGCACCGAGCACTGAACCGTCTTGACTTTGAAGTTGAAGAAGGGGAGTTTGTTGCGGTGATGGGACCTTCTGGCAGTGGGAAAACAACGCTGTTGAATTTAATTTCAACGATTACCGTGCCAACCTATGGACGCTTGACCATTAATGGGATTGAGCCGGAAGCTTTGGGACAAAATGAGTTAGCTTTATTCAGACGGCGTAATTTAGGCTTTGTTTTTCAAGATATTAACCTTCTTCAAATGCTAACGGTGGAAGAAAATCTTGTATTGCCGCTGACGTTGGATGGCATTCCTGTTCAGGAAATGGAAAAACGGATTGTAGAATTTTCAAAACGCCTTCATTTGACAGGAATTTTGAATAGACGACCGGATGAGTTATCGGGAGGACAAGCGCAGCGAACGGCGATTGGGCGTGCTTTAATCCATAGACCAAAAATTATTCTTGCGGATGAGCCAACAGGAAATCTGGATTCGAAATCGGCAAAGGATGTCCTTGAACTGCTGAGTCAAATTAATAAAATGGAGCGTACAACTGTCATAATGGTTACGCATGATCCGATTGCGGCTAGTTATTGTGACCGTGTGCTGTTCATAAAAGACGGCGAATTTTTCAATGAAATTTATAAAGATGAAAGACGTCAGACGTTTTTTCAACGTATTTTAAACGTCTTGTCGCTTCTCGGAGGGAATGTCAATGACCTTTCGTCAGTTCGCTTACCGTAA
- a CDS encoding citrate synthase/methylcitrate synthase: MFQKGLKDVVAVNTKIASVDGEKGELRYRGVLVGDLVSSYSFEEIAYFMWRGHFSVEMEQRLMNEKLLVGRELPQHITAIIDAFPHEVSLMDAMRTAISAYAHANFNEETVEDQAIILTAALPVIIARHYRNQQGKPIVEANSTLSHTANYLWMLTGVPPNEVQIEALETYLKLTMEHGLNASTFAARVTISTESDITSAVTSAIGTMKGPLHGGAPSAVIELLEEIKTPENIRSVIEKKMKDGERIMGFGHRIYKTEDPRSILLRDKCVSMSGKDNWLDLATEAEKEIIALLETYKPGRKLYTNVEYYAAAIMRSINMPPELFTPTFSAARVVGWTAHAMEQLSDNTIFRPQSVYVGENRLIENSQQ, from the coding sequence ATGTTTCAAAAAGGGTTGAAAGATGTTGTAGCTGTTAATACGAAAATTGCATCTGTCGATGGAGAGAAGGGAGAATTGCGCTATCGGGGCGTTTTAGTAGGTGATCTCGTATCGTCTTATTCATTTGAGGAAATAGCTTACTTCATGTGGCGTGGACATTTTTCGGTGGAAATGGAACAAAGACTCATGAATGAAAAATTGCTAGTAGGAAGGGAACTACCTCAACATATCACCGCAATCATCGATGCATTCCCTCATGAGGTGTCCTTGATGGATGCCATGCGGACGGCTATTTCTGCGTATGCACACGCAAACTTTAACGAAGAAACAGTTGAGGATCAGGCCATTATTTTGACGGCAGCTCTTCCAGTAATCATCGCTCGTCATTACCGAAATCAGCAGGGGAAACCGATCGTGGAAGCAAATTCAACTTTATCACACACGGCCAATTATTTATGGATGCTGACAGGCGTTCCTCCGAATGAAGTACAAATCGAGGCACTCGAAACCTATTTGAAATTGACAATGGAGCATGGTTTGAACGCTTCGACTTTTGCCGCGCGTGTCACAATTTCAACTGAATCGGATATCACTTCAGCTGTCACATCAGCCATTGGCACGATGAAAGGCCCGTTACACGGTGGCGCACCCTCGGCTGTCATTGAATTATTGGAAGAAATCAAAACACCCGAAAATATCCGTTCAGTGATTGAAAAGAAAATGAAGGATGGTGAACGAATTATGGGATTCGGCCACCGCATTTATAAAACGGAAGATCCAAGGTCAATACTATTGAGAGATAAATGCGTCAGTATGTCAGGAAAAGACAATTGGTTAGACTTGGCGACTGAGGCCGAAAAGGAAATTATCGCTTTGCTAGAGACGTACAAGCCGGGACGAAAACTGTACACCAATGTCGAATATTATGCCGCTGCCATTATGCGCTCAATCAATATGCCACCAGAATTATTCACGCCGACATTTAGTGCAGCAAGAGTTGTTGGTTGGACGGCACATGCAATGGAGCAGTTGAGTGACAACACCATTTTTCGTCCGCAGTCCGTGTATGTAGGGGAGAATAGGTTGATTGAAAATAGCCAGCAATGA
- a CDS encoding CotH kinase family protein produces the protein MQIPEYQLFVHPSDRNELRKNIWQDDPITAKLTIGKKKYAIDLAYRGSHIRDLRKKSYRVTFSKPSMFRGAKEVHWNAEFKDPSLLRNKLSFDFFEEIGCLSPKARFISLKMNGKNEGLYLELESVDEYFLGNRKLPNGAIFYAVDGDANFSLMSDLDNKVKESLLVGYEKKYGSEQDEVHLQELIFMINTLPQEQFETEIVKYINVEQYLRWLAGVVFTQNFDGFVHNYALYRNGETGLFEMIPWDYDATWGRDVDGEIMEEDYLRIQGFNTLTARILAIKTFRTHYKNLLEDILTNKFTVDYLKPKIQELHDLIRPYMQQDPYVKENLNVFDHEPAFICTYIEARGNYIRSQLDVLE, from the coding sequence ATGCAAATCCCTGAATATCAGCTCTTTGTCCACCCCTCAGATAGAAATGAACTACGAAAAAATATTTGGCAGGACGATCCAATCACCGCAAAGCTAACAATCGGTAAAAAGAAATATGCGATTGACCTAGCCTATCGCGGTTCACATATTCGAGATTTACGCAAAAAATCATATCGTGTCACTTTTTCCAAACCGAGCATGTTTCGAGGAGCAAAAGAAGTTCATTGGAATGCCGAATTTAAGGATCCCTCCCTACTTAGAAACAAATTATCCTTTGACTTTTTTGAAGAAATTGGCTGTTTATCCCCAAAAGCACGTTTCATTTCTTTAAAGATGAACGGGAAAAATGAAGGGCTTTATTTGGAGCTAGAGTCTGTAGATGAATATTTCCTAGGAAATAGAAAATTGCCGAACGGAGCCATTTTCTATGCAGTAGACGGAGATGCTAACTTTTCGCTAATGAGTGATCTTGATAACAAAGTGAAGGAATCACTCCTGGTTGGCTATGAAAAAAAGTATGGTTCGGAGCAAGATGAGGTTCATTTACAAGAACTAATTTTTATGATTAATACCCTCCCTCAAGAACAATTTGAAACCGAAATCGTCAAGTACATCAATGTCGAGCAATACCTTCGCTGGCTTGCTGGAGTAGTTTTCACCCAAAATTTTGATGGATTTGTCCATAACTATGCCTTGTATCGCAATGGGGAGACCGGCTTATTTGAAATGATTCCGTGGGATTATGATGCGACATGGGGAAGGGATGTCGATGGAGAAATCATGGAAGAAGATTATTTAAGAATCCAAGGGTTTAATACGCTTACGGCACGAATTCTTGCGATAAAAACGTTTCGTACTCACTATAAAAACCTGCTAGAAGATATTTTAACGAACAAATTTACTGTAGATTATTTGAAACCCAAAATACAAGAATTACATGATTTAATCAGGCCTTATATGCAACAGGACCCTTATGTAAAGGAGAATCTGAACGTGTTTGATCATGAGCCGGCGTTTATTTGTACTTATATTGAAGCACGGGGGAATTATATAAGAAGTCAATTAGATGTATTGGAATAG
- a CDS encoding S9 family peptidase: MEKRKVAVDDLFTLQSVTDPQLAPNGKEAIFVRTHIEEEDNQYVSNLFHVDLVTNEVTQWTHGKGTLSSPRWSADGKKIAFLSDREDKSQVFILSARGGEAKKLTSFEKGVSSFLWSPCGNQIWMNAVVKEGQTFTDKEEKEEKKKPEPYRVTTMKYQMDGAGLLPQDTFRQIGVVDIETGDVTQFTAGNYQHSLQAISHDGKKLIIGVNRQDNLDYEFRQPLFIVDIETKEETVLIEEEGYYGGAQFSNDDHYIAFVGSDRTYQNATHGDVYVYDMQERTLVNVTESIDAPVGDYSVADHQQGGNAPAVVWTQGNHLYFQLSTMGDVQLYFATLEGEVYPASPDNEHVYGYDISIDGEFALVAASNAVNPGELYKQMIATGEREAFTSFNATYVEEVELVEPEAISYTGATNWDVHGWLMKPAGYEEGKKYPLIVEIHGGPHAMYANTYFHELQLLAAQGYGVLYVNPRGSHSYSQEFVDAVRGDYGGGDYEDIMAGLDYVIAENNWIDTERLGVTGGSYGGFMTNWIVGHTNRFKAAVTQRSISNWISFFGVSDIGYYFSDWQIGADMTDVDKLWKHSPLKYAKNIETPLLILHSEKDFRCPIEQAEQLYMTLKSMGKETEFVRFPDADHNLSRTGTPNLRVARLNEMTGWFAKYL, translated from the coding sequence ATGGAAAAACGTAAAGTAGCAGTAGATGATTTATTCACATTACAGTCTGTGACGGATCCGCAGCTGGCGCCGAATGGTAAGGAAGCGATATTTGTGCGCACGCATATTGAGGAAGAGGACAATCAATATGTATCGAATTTATTCCACGTGGATTTGGTAACGAATGAGGTGACGCAGTGGACGCATGGCAAAGGAACTTTGTCTTCACCGAGATGGTCAGCAGATGGCAAGAAAATCGCCTTTTTATCGGATCGTGAAGACAAAAGTCAAGTGTTCATCTTGTCGGCAAGGGGCGGAGAAGCAAAGAAACTGACATCGTTTGAAAAAGGTGTTTCAAGTTTCCTCTGGTCGCCATGCGGCAATCAAATCTGGATGAACGCTGTCGTCAAAGAAGGCCAGACCTTTACGGATAAAGAGGAAAAGGAAGAGAAGAAAAAACCAGAGCCCTACCGTGTAACAACGATGAAGTATCAGATGGATGGCGCAGGCCTGTTGCCGCAAGATACGTTTAGGCAAATTGGCGTGGTCGACATTGAAACGGGTGATGTGACACAGTTCACAGCAGGCAATTACCAGCATAGTTTACAAGCGATATCACATGATGGCAAGAAATTAATTATCGGTGTCAATCGACAAGATAATTTAGATTATGAATTCCGTCAGCCGTTATTCATCGTTGATATTGAGACGAAAGAAGAGACAGTTCTAATTGAAGAAGAAGGTTATTACGGTGGCGCGCAGTTTTCAAATGACGATCATTACATTGCGTTTGTTGGCTCAGATCGTACATACCAAAATGCAACACATGGCGATGTGTATGTCTATGATATGCAAGAGAGAACGCTTGTAAATGTGACGGAAAGCATTGATGCACCGGTTGGGGATTATTCAGTCGCGGATCATCAGCAAGGAGGAAATGCGCCGGCAGTAGTTTGGACGCAAGGCAACCACTTGTATTTTCAATTGTCGACAATGGGCGATGTACAACTGTATTTTGCGACGCTGGAAGGGGAGGTATATCCGGCATCACCAGATAATGAACACGTCTATGGCTATGACATTTCTATAGATGGTGAATTTGCTTTGGTCGCAGCCAGCAATGCCGTTAACCCAGGTGAGCTGTATAAGCAAATGATCGCAACGGGCGAAAGGGAAGCGTTCACTTCATTCAACGCAACGTATGTAGAGGAAGTTGAACTTGTTGAGCCAGAAGCGATTTCCTATACAGGAGCAACAAATTGGGATGTCCATGGGTGGCTGATGAAACCGGCGGGCTATGAAGAGGGCAAGAAATACCCGCTAATTGTTGAAATCCACGGGGGACCACATGCGATGTACGCCAATACTTATTTCCATGAATTGCAGCTATTGGCAGCGCAAGGATATGGTGTACTATATGTCAATCCACGCGGTAGCCATAGCTATAGTCAGGAATTTGTAGATGCGGTACGCGGCGATTATGGTGGCGGGGATTATGAGGATATTATGGCAGGACTAGACTATGTCATTGCAGAAAATAATTGGATTGACACGGAACGTCTTGGTGTTACAGGCGGTAGCTATGGCGGCTTCATGACGAACTGGATTGTGGGTCATACGAATCGTTTTAAAGCAGCGGTTACACAGCGTTCAATCTCCAATTGGATCAGTTTCTTTGGTGTGTCTGATATCGGTTATTATTTCAGCGATTGGCAAATTGGAGCGGATATGACGGATGTCGACAAGCTATGGAAGCATTCACCGTTGAAATATGCGAAGAACATTGAAACACCTCTGTTAATCTTACACTCAGAAAAAGATTTTCGCTGCCCAATTGAACAGGCGGAGCAACTGTATATGACATTGAAAAGCATGGGCAAAGAAACAGAATTTGTGCGTTTCCCAGATGCGGACCATAACTTATCGCGTACGGGTACACCGAATTTACGTGTGGCAAGGCTTAATGAAATGACGGGTTGGTTTGCGAAATATCTATAA
- a CDS encoding DUF86 domain-containing protein gives MVNDIILNKITVIERYYARIKDVYAGDPDNLTDFTKQDSIVLNIQRACEACIDLAMLVSAEKKFVIPQKSREVFELLHANKVILEDTATNMKSMVGFRNIAVHDYQAINTIILKEIIEHHLDDFKSFTKQILAY, from the coding sequence ATGGTGAATGATATCATTCTTAATAAAATCACAGTTATTGAAAGATACTATGCCAGAATAAAAGATGTGTACGCTGGTGACCCAGATAATTTAACAGATTTCACAAAACAGGACTCGATCGTATTGAATATCCAACGTGCTTGCGAGGCATGTATTGATCTCGCCATGCTTGTATCCGCTGAAAAAAAGTTCGTGATACCCCAAAAGAGTAGAGAAGTCTTCGAGCTACTTCATGCAAATAAAGTAATTCTTGAAGATACCGCTACTAACATGAAGTCAATGGTTGGCTTCCGCAATATCGCAGTTCATGACTACCAAGCTATTAACACTATTATTTTGAAGGAAATCATTGAACATCATTTAGATGACTTCAAATCTTTTACAAAACAGATTCTCGCCTATTGA
- a CDS encoding ABC transporter permease yields the protein MTFRQFAYRNVVRNRRIYAAFFMASVFSVMVFFLYSMLLFHPSIEDRFIQEIAITGMGAAEIILYIFTVFFLFYSMRAFLQARSKEFGILLHLGMAKRQLNRLIFTETMFIGLGSIAAGTFLGYMFSKFFFMIVREIVLLPALPLYFSWQPFALTIGAFMSLFVLISFIAPVFIRTGEVADLIQGEAGNQGAYGYSKSRGYLGLFCLGAAYIMAATTTNSIVIGLSFFLPPLAAIGTFYFFTDSLPLLLHTIRKRKKIYWHHFWLLSISEGVVRLRENARMFFIVTMVSTIAFMSVGLLASLTSFASQYREMHPLGLIYKSEQDNALERQHIEQLVNELKTDRIDYSLIRFQVLQQTSSFTANNVAILKLSNVNMLAQSFDKPPMVLAEGEALFLPPSIAAYDQLNGRVVRTLLEESEVMVNIDGAYPYHLFSSYSIAQNAIVLNDIDYDKVFETVMTEGLETFAYYAFNVPKWQETKEIGLSIDAANTEPFLSDESVSLPYSFINPGLNYSVIRTTFSLLLFIGLLLAAVFFLAAGSFIYFRLYTSLERDRKQFDVLRRMGITDREFKTIVNRQLIPQFFFPWGVAFVHSSFAFLSLQVIWDELAEISIVKELVIVMAGFTLMQICYFYLIRWRYLAHIKAPG from the coding sequence ATGACCTTTCGTCAGTTCGCTTACCGTAACGTCGTTCGCAATCGCCGCATTTACGCCGCTTTTTTCATGGCGAGTGTTTTTTCTGTCATGGTGTTTTTTTTGTATTCGATGCTTCTGTTTCACCCTTCCATTGAGGATAGATTTATACAGGAAATCGCCATTACAGGAATGGGTGCTGCAGAAATCATTTTGTATATTTTTACGGTGTTTTTCTTATTTTATTCAATGCGGGCATTTTTACAGGCTCGGTCAAAAGAATTCGGTATTTTACTCCATTTAGGCATGGCTAAGCGTCAGTTAAATCGTTTGATCTTTACTGAAACGATGTTTATCGGGTTGGGGTCGATTGCCGCTGGGACATTTCTTGGCTATATGTTTTCTAAGTTTTTCTTTATGATTGTCCGTGAAATCGTGCTTTTACCGGCCCTACCACTTTATTTTTCATGGCAGCCATTTGCACTGACGATTGGTGCATTTATGAGCTTGTTTGTCCTGATTTCATTTATTGCTCCGGTGTTTATTCGAACAGGGGAAGTAGCTGATTTAATACAGGGAGAGGCGGGGAACCAAGGGGCGTATGGTTATTCGAAGAGCCGTGGTTATTTGGGACTTTTTTGTTTAGGTGCGGCATATATTATGGCGGCAACTACAACGAATTCAATCGTCATTGGTCTGTCGTTTTTCTTACCACCCCTGGCGGCAATTGGTACCTTTTACTTTTTCACAGATTCTTTGCCATTGCTGTTACATACAATTCGTAAACGAAAAAAAATATACTGGCATCATTTTTGGCTACTGTCGATATCGGAGGGAGTTGTCCGACTCCGTGAAAATGCACGAATGTTTTTCATTGTGACGATGGTGTCGACAATCGCGTTCATGTCAGTGGGTCTGTTAGCTTCGCTGACCTCATTCGCCTCACAATATCGTGAAATGCATCCGCTTGGTCTTATTTATAAAAGTGAACAAGATAATGCATTAGAACGTCAGCATATCGAACAGCTAGTGAATGAATTGAAAACCGATCGTATTGACTACTCACTTATTCGTTTCCAAGTATTGCAACAGACATCTTCATTCACCGCAAATAACGTTGCGATATTGAAACTTTCCAACGTCAATATGCTGGCGCAGTCATTTGACAAACCTCCGATGGTATTGGCAGAAGGAGAGGCATTATTCCTGCCACCATCTATAGCCGCCTATGATCAGCTAAATGGCCGGGTAGTAAGAACGCTCCTTGAAGAAAGTGAAGTGATGGTCAATATTGACGGAGCATACCCTTATCATTTGTTTTCATCGTATTCCATCGCCCAAAATGCCATTGTTTTAAATGATATAGATTACGATAAAGTATTTGAAACGGTGATGACGGAGGGGTTAGAGACTTTTGCTTATTACGCCTTCAATGTGCCTAAGTGGCAGGAGACTAAGGAGATCGGGCTATCTATTGACGCTGCAAATACAGAACCATTTCTCTCAGATGAGTCTGTCTCGTTACCGTACTCATTCATCAATCCCGGCTTGAATTATTCAGTCATCCGCACAACTTTTTCATTGTTGTTATTCATCGGTTTACTATTAGCAGCTGTATTTTTCTTGGCGGCAGGTAGCTTTATTTATTTCAGGTTGTATACCTCTCTTGAACGCGATCGAAAACAGTTTGATGTACTTAGGCGCATGGGAATCACAGATCGAGAATTCAAAACAATCGTCAATCGCCAATTAATTCCCCAGTTTTTTTTCCCATGGGGTGTAGCATTTGTGCATAGTTCATTTGCATTTCTATCGCTACAAGTTATCTGGGATGAGCTTGCAGAAATTTCGATTGTTAAAGAATTGGTGATTGTTATGGCCGGCTTTACACTGATGCAAATTTGTTACTTTTATTTAATTCGCTGGCGCTATTTAGCGCATATTAAAGCACCGGGGTGA
- a CDS encoding sensor histidine kinase encodes MNKFIFFLKEHLSFLLFQMLLVLFILLLYWLDGFRNLNTGIYAISMSMLLTAGYLVGKFIMRRSFYAAITLKPDKMEDALIRHAQAPEHKQTADFTRELYRLYQNEVQQLYASQHRQLHFMNQWVHQMKTPISVMGLLLQEQDDLDRDSLNEEIDKLRRGLDSVLVNARLETFEQDMQIERVVLKTVVQEIITEHKRLFITNGVFPVISIDEKFTVATDVKWLNIVIGQFITNAVKYTFEQGKKVHLTASHTEKGIQLVIRDEGIGIPSSDLNRVTKAFFTGENGRLTGESTGMGLYIASEVCGRLGHRLAIESELGKGTAVTVLFKNEEAGEVDDAECNRGIDGSDEDLRRESDAPSTEPS; translated from the coding sequence ATGAATAAGTTCATATTTTTTTTGAAAGAACATCTATCGTTTCTATTATTTCAAATGCTACTCGTGTTATTTATTTTACTGTTGTACTGGCTAGACGGCTTTCGCAACCTCAATACGGGTATTTACGCCATTAGTATGAGCATGCTGTTAACCGCGGGGTATTTGGTCGGAAAATTTATCATGAGACGATCCTTTTACGCGGCCATTACACTCAAGCCGGATAAGATGGAGGACGCTTTAATCCGTCATGCTCAAGCACCAGAACATAAACAAACGGCAGATTTTACACGTGAATTGTACAGGTTGTACCAAAATGAGGTGCAGCAGCTATATGCGTCTCAACATCGACAGCTCCATTTTATGAATCAGTGGGTCCATCAGATGAAAACACCCATTTCAGTCATGGGATTACTGTTACAGGAACAGGATGACTTGGATCGCGATAGCCTCAATGAAGAAATCGACAAATTGCGACGCGGACTCGATTCAGTGCTTGTTAATGCACGACTTGAAACGTTTGAACAGGATATGCAAATTGAGCGAGTTGTGTTAAAAACGGTTGTCCAGGAAATAATTACAGAGCATAAGCGTTTGTTTATCACCAATGGTGTGTTCCCTGTTATTTCAATCGACGAGAAATTTACGGTTGCCACAGATGTAAAATGGTTGAATATCGTCATTGGGCAGTTCATTACCAATGCGGTGAAATATACATTCGAGCAAGGAAAGAAAGTCCATTTAACAGCATCTCATACAGAGAAAGGAATACAGCTCGTGATTCGTGATGAGGGAATTGGCATCCCTTCTTCAGATTTGAACCGCGTGACGAAAGCATTTTTCACGGGTGAAAATGGGCGGTTAACAGGCGAGTCAACGGGAATGGGGCTGTATATCGCATCGGAAGTATGTGGCAGATTAGGACATCGGCTAGCGATTGAATCAGAGCTTGGCAAGGGGACGGCGGTGACGGTCCTCTTTAAGAATGAAGAAGCGGGTGAAGTAGATGACGCGGAATGCAATCGTGGAATTGACGGAAGTGACGAAGATTTACGAAGGGAAAGTGATGCACCGAGCACTGAACCGTCTTGA
- a CDS encoding LysR family transcriptional regulator translates to MDYQWLKTFVIAAETLNFRKASEKLMLSQPSVTVHIRLLEEQLGTKLFDRVNNRVTLTDAGRVFYPEAIRLTNDVDASVNRMQAFSQRYRRNWTIAISPLMAETILPYFLRTFIERHKDIEISIRIEESETIEYLVDNGDVHLGISALDAKLKNIESIRIYEDPILFITPTDKYDEESGPPIDILDVLRKNYLFTHHHPVFWDDLLFTLNKHISGIRTMKVTQAHIAKRFIQEGLGVSFLPHSIVRRELIEGRLMQPHFDLFDLPAVSTYIIVKKKGELEEEFIHQIANYYFG, encoded by the coding sequence ATGGATTATCAATGGCTAAAAACGTTCGTTATCGCCGCTGAAACATTAAATTTCCGCAAAGCTTCAGAGAAATTGATGTTGTCCCAACCAAGTGTGACTGTCCATATCCGACTACTCGAGGAACAACTGGGGACGAAACTGTTTGACCGTGTCAACAACCGTGTCACTTTGACGGATGCTGGTAGAGTTTTTTATCCTGAGGCTATACGGCTCACCAACGATGTCGATGCAAGCGTCAATCGAATGCAGGCGTTTTCGCAACGCTATCGCCGGAACTGGACGATTGCCATTTCACCCTTAATGGCTGAGACGATTTTACCTTATTTTTTGCGGACATTCATCGAGCGTCATAAAGACATCGAAATTTCCATCCGTATTGAAGAATCGGAAACGATTGAATATCTAGTTGATAACGGCGATGTCCATCTTGGCATCTCCGCGCTGGATGCCAAATTAAAAAACATAGAATCCATCCGTATTTATGAGGATCCCATTTTATTCATCACACCAACCGATAAGTATGACGAAGAAAGTGGTCCGCCTATTGATATACTAGATGTACTTCGGAAGAATTATTTATTCACACACCATCATCCCGTCTTTTGGGACGACTTGCTGTTCACCCTCAACAAGCACATCTCAGGTATCCGAACGATGAAAGTGACACAAGCGCACATCGCCAAACGATTCATTCAGGAAGGGCTCGGTGTCTCGTTCCTGCCCCACTCCATCGTACGGCGTGAATTAATTGAAGGAAGACTGATGCAACCACATTTTGATTTATTCGATTTGCCAGCCGTTTCTACGTATATTATCGTGAAAAAGAAAGGTGAACTTGAGGAAGAGTTTATTCATCAGATTGCCAACTATTATTTTGGCTAA
- a CDS encoding fatty acid--CoA ligase family protein: MNLVSRVHETATTQPGKIAYHFMGKDTSYAEFDQSVSMFASSLQSLGIEKGDNVAFLLGNTPHFLIALYATMKIGATAVPVNPIYTPDEISYIIHNSDAKAVIALDLLLPLVEQAAGAFPTVKHYVICETVPETPAKIAALPKAVKAKVRSFTQLIAAGKSGVEPIDVDKNETAVILYTSGTTGRPKGAMLTHDNLYSNARDVADYLDYSESDRIVATLPVFHVFALTVVVNAPLVKGATILLAPRFSPADIFSLVKEKQATIFAAVPTMYNFLYQFPDSNPEDFKSVRIAISGGSSLPVALLHNFEEKFDVRISEGYGLSEASPVTCFNPLDRERIPGSIGTSIINVENKIVNELGEELPDGEVGELIVRGPNVMKGYYKMPEETEVTIRDGWLYTGDMARRDENGYFYIVDRKKDLVIVGGYNVYPREVEEVLFAHSDIVEAAVIGLPDVDFGEAVHAFVVLKEGATANEASITAYCADRLAKYKVPKRIEFLDELPKNTTGKILRRSLKEQVRI, encoded by the coding sequence ATGAATTTAGTTTCACGTGTGCACGAGACCGCAACGACACAACCTGGAAAAATTGCTTATCACTTCATGGGAAAGGATACATCGTATGCCGAGTTTGACCAATCGGTTTCGATGTTTGCTTCATCATTACAAAGTTTAGGTATTGAAAAAGGTGACAATGTCGCGTTTTTACTTGGCAACACGCCGCATTTTCTAATTGCGTTATATGCGACAATGAAAATTGGGGCAACGGCAGTACCGGTAAACCCGATTTATACACCAGACGAAATCTCGTACATTATACATAACAGTGACGCGAAGGCAGTGATTGCACTCGATCTTTTATTGCCGCTTGTGGAACAGGCAGCCGGGGCATTCCCAACTGTTAAGCATTATGTAATTTGCGAAACAGTTCCTGAAACACCCGCGAAAATAGCTGCGCTACCTAAAGCAGTGAAGGCGAAAGTTCGTTCATTCACACAACTTATTGCAGCAGGGAAATCGGGTGTCGAGCCAATTGATGTAGATAAAAATGAAACCGCTGTCATTTTGTATACGTCTGGGACAACAGGACGTCCAAAGGGTGCAATGTTGACACACGATAACTTATATTCCAACGCACGTGACGTCGCAGATTACTTAGATTACTCGGAAAGTGATCGCATTGTGGCTACACTACCGGTATTCCATGTGTTTGCCCTAACGGTAGTCGTCAATGCACCCCTTGTAAAAGGGGCAACGATTTTACTCGCACCACGTTTTTCACCAGCGGATATTTTCAGTCTCGTCAAAGAAAAACAAGCAACGATATTTGCAGCAGTACCGACAATGTACAATTTCTTATACCAATTCCCAGATAGTAACCCGGAAGATTTCAAATCGGTTCGCATAGCTATCTCGGGTGGATCATCATTACCCGTCGCCTTGCTCCATAATTTCGAGGAGAAATTCGATGTGCGCATTTCAGAGGGGTACGGCTTGTCCGAAGCATCACCTGTTACTTGCTTCAATCCACTAGATCGAGAGCGGATTCCAGGATCAATTGGAACATCGATTATCAATGTTGAAAACAAAATTGTGAACGAGCTTGGGGAAGAATTGCCTGATGGAGAAGTTGGTGAATTAATTGTACGCGGACCAAACGTTATGAAAGGTTACTACAAAATGCCGGAAGAAACGGAAGTGACTATTCGTGATGGCTGGTTGTATACAGGTGATATGGCAAGACGTGACGAGAATGGATATTTCTACATCGTTGATCGCAAAAAAGACCTTGTCATCGTAGGTGGCTACAACGTTTACCCACGTGAAGTTGAAGAAGTATTATTCGCACACAGTGACATCGTTGAAGCAGCGGTCATCGGATTGCCGGACGTTGATTTCGGAGAAGCTGTCCATGCCTTCGTCGTCCTAAAAGAAGGGGCAACCGCTAACGAAGCATCCATAACCGCCTACTGTGCGGATCGCCTCGCTAAATACAAAGTACCAAAACGTATTGAATTTTTAGATGAACTACCGAAAAACACAACAGGTAAAATTTTGAGACGGTCATTGAAAGAGCAAGTTAGAATATGA